Proteins encoded within one genomic window of Micromonospora halotolerans:
- a CDS encoding copper transporter, protein MINFRYHVVSLTAVFLALAIGLVVGTAALNGPVADSLKERVNGLSKDNSLMRQSVNSLQKELDMEEDFAAEMAQVILPGKLNGRRVLVLSLPSGRDHTEGVMKMLQLAGANVTARIDVQDKFINPDSNNNLLELAVTAARPNSVPTSGLPGNGHGVETSSALLASVLLDRPQGSPAVSDADRRAVVQQYTNSGYLTPQDKIGGAAEAVVLVSGQPYVDKYSAEKDESVVKIAEQFDRTGAIVVGGMGSAGGNVVSVVRGDPVLSQTISTVDNANTVQGQLVTSLALVQQLTEKKAGQYGVGDNASALLPRLPQ, encoded by the coding sequence GTGATCAACTTCCGCTACCACGTGGTGTCCCTCACCGCGGTCTTCCTGGCGCTGGCCATCGGCCTGGTGGTCGGCACGGCCGCCCTGAACGGTCCGGTGGCCGACTCGCTCAAGGAGCGGGTCAACGGGCTCAGCAAGGACAACTCGCTGATGCGCCAGTCGGTCAACAGCCTCCAGAAGGAACTGGACATGGAGGAGGACTTCGCCGCCGAGATGGCGCAGGTCATCCTCCCCGGCAAGCTGAACGGCCGGCGTGTCCTGGTGCTCAGCCTGCCCAGCGGCCGGGACCACACCGAGGGCGTCATGAAGATGCTCCAGCTGGCCGGGGCCAACGTCACCGCCCGGATCGACGTCCAGGACAAGTTCATCAACCCGGACAGCAACAACAACCTGCTGGAGCTGGCCGTCACGGCGGCCCGCCCGAACAGCGTGCCCACCTCCGGCCTGCCGGGCAACGGGCACGGTGTGGAGACCTCCAGCGCGCTGCTCGCCAGCGTGCTGCTGGACCGGCCGCAGGGCAGCCCGGCGGTGAGTGACGCGGACCGCCGGGCGGTGGTCCAGCAGTACACCAACTCCGGCTACCTCACGCCGCAGGACAAGATCGGCGGCGCCGCCGAGGCGGTCGTGCTGGTCAGCGGCCAGCCGTACGTCGACAAGTACTCGGCGGAGAAGGACGAGTCGGTGGTGAAGATCGCCGAGCAGTTCGACCGGACCGGCGCGATCGTGGTCGGCGGCATGGGCTCGGCCGGCGGCAACGTGGTCTCCGTGGTCCGGGGCGACCCGGTGCTGTCCCAGACCATCTCGACCGTCGACAACGCCAACACCGTGCAGGGGCAGCTGGTCACCAGCCTGGCCCTGGTGCAGCAGCTGACCGAGAAGAAGGCCGGCCAGTACGGCGTCGGCGACAACGCCAGCGCGCTGCTGCCTAGACTGCCCCAGTGA